One genomic window of Ktedonobacterales bacterium includes the following:
- a CDS encoding S53 family peptidase → MSSSAGALMIAHWDYWKEGRGGGRNHPYRAIIMQLFLTISRFKGRGPRRSAFLALCALLPMLAACGGQDTAQKPQSTHVPLPPLPPIGLLPPGAAGAQPTGPVPPDTRLQLTIGLATNRQALADDLAALYDPHSPQYGHFLTPDQLASRYGAPQQAIDAASNFLKLAGFQILAVSSLRDSLIVSATAAQIQQAFHIGLQVYQQNGSSFFGPSGKFGLPDELEQIIDYILGLSDFGKPKPKPPTPPAPPPACKGEKGVSPSQIAAAYNYTGAYQAGYTGKGIAIGVVEFNDDVSVDDLNTFLSCTTGGKLHRTIVRVNGGAQDTDDDSTAEATLDLEYLSTLAPDAELLEYQTTYCAQIFCDPTITPFPEGYANILNQIASENRVQVVSASWGGEESFFSRDEIQAIDQAIQRLAAEGITLAAASGDCGAFDDGTFDKLSVDFPAADPYTLAVGGTLLATDSQGKRTEEPAWSDPSPDKSQCGNSWGTGGGLSIAFQQPDWQTGPGVQNQYSNGSRQIPDVSAISLNVPLYFFGKWYRSGGTSLSAPVWAAGIALVDQGLRQHKKPLVGAPPTFYQLANKGGSLHPFFDVTKGDNLFYPATSGFDLATGLGAPNLSDFGKALGAF, encoded by the coding sequence GTGTCCAGCTCTGCGGGCGCTTTGATGATTGCCCATTGGGACTATTGGAAGGAGGGGCGCGGCGGAGGACGGAATCACCCATACCGCGCAATCATCATGCAACTTTTTCTGACCATTTCTCGGTTCAAGGGGCGAGGGCCGAGGCGCAGCGCCTTTCTGGCGCTCTGCGCGCTGCTCCCCATGCTGGCGGCCTGCGGCGGCCAGGACACCGCCCAAAAGCCACAAAGCACACACGTCCCGCTTCCGCCGCTGCCACCAATCGGGCTATTACCACCTGGAGCAGCAGGCGCGCAACCTACTGGTCCGGTGCCTCCCGATACGCGCCTGCAATTGACGATTGGCCTGGCGACTAACCGACAGGCGCTTGCCGATGATCTAGCCGCCCTGTACGATCCCCATTCGCCCCAATACGGCCATTTCCTGACGCCAGATCAACTTGCCTCGCGCTACGGCGCCCCCCAGCAAGCCATTGACGCCGCCAGCAACTTTCTGAAGCTGGCTGGCTTCCAGATTCTCGCGGTCTCCTCGCTGCGCGATTCACTCATCGTCTCGGCCACCGCCGCGCAAATCCAACAGGCGTTTCATATCGGCCTGCAAGTCTATCAGCAGAATGGCTCCAGCTTCTTTGGGCCATCAGGCAAGTTTGGCTTGCCCGACGAACTCGAACAGATTATTGACTACATCCTGGGGCTGAGCGATTTCGGCAAGCCCAAACCCAAACCGCCGACACCACCCGCGCCGCCACCGGCCTGCAAGGGCGAGAAAGGCGTCTCCCCCAGCCAGATAGCAGCCGCCTACAACTATACAGGCGCCTATCAAGCGGGCTACACAGGCAAGGGCATCGCTATCGGCGTCGTCGAGTTTAACGATGACGTTTCGGTAGACGATCTGAATACCTTCCTGAGCTGCACCACCGGCGGCAAGCTTCACCGCACCATCGTTCGAGTCAACGGCGGCGCGCAAGATACCGATGATGACTCTACCGCCGAGGCAACGCTGGACTTAGAGTACCTGAGTACGCTTGCGCCGGATGCGGAACTGCTGGAGTATCAAACGACCTATTGCGCGCAGATCTTCTGTGATCCAACCATCACCCCCTTCCCAGAAGGCTACGCCAATATCCTGAACCAGATCGCCAGCGAAAACCGCGTGCAGGTGGTCAGCGCCAGTTGGGGCGGAGAAGAGTCCTTCTTTAGCCGAGATGAGATTCAAGCCATTGACCAGGCCATTCAGCGCCTGGCGGCGGAAGGCATCACCCTGGCTGCCGCCTCTGGCGATTGCGGCGCTTTTGATGACGGCACCTTCGACAAACTCTCCGTTGATTTCCCCGCCGCAGACCCGTATACCCTGGCCGTCGGCGGCACCCTCCTGGCGACAGATAGCCAGGGGAAACGCACCGAGGAGCCAGCCTGGTCTGACCCCAGCCCGGACAAAAGCCAGTGCGGAAACTCCTGGGGGACGGGCGGCGGCTTAAGCATCGCCTTTCAGCAGCCCGACTGGCAGACAGGGCCAGGCGTCCAGAACCAGTATTCCAACGGCTCGCGCCAGATACCCGATGTCTCAGCAATCTCGCTGAATGTACCCCTCTACTTCTTTGGCAAGTGGTATCGAAGCGGCGGCACCAGCCTGTCCGCGCCTGTCTGGGCCGCAGGCATCGCGCTGGTGGATCAGGGATTGCGCCAGCACAAGAAGCCGCTGGTCGGCGCTCCGCCAACCTTCTATCAACTGGCAAACAAGGGTGGGTCGCTGCATCCTTTCTTTGATGTCACCAAAGGTGATAATCTCTTCTATCCAGCTACCAGCGGTTTCGACCTGGCAACCGGATTGGGAGCGCCCAACCTCAGCGATTTCGGCAAAGCGCTGGGAGCCTTCTAG
- a CDS encoding class II glutamine amidotransferase: MCEMLAVQGSAPGATFALSEVLPLAAELERLGIAGFGWGVAWRDPAAGRVRHTIHLGALHPHLAEAQTALGHERADAAIIHLRRPNQLSTIGLADTQPFYSERHGCAFAHNGDFDRHAALRPGYQEQGLLNGKADSEVGFRLFEEELDRATGAAPEEEALRRVYATLGGRANLLALTPDGSVVAFSNYQENWMFSCRRGPWNVIVTALYSWDQSVFTMILPDAQAIHRLEPDEYLTLKSRLS; the protein is encoded by the coding sequence ATGTGCGAGATGCTCGCCGTACAGGGGAGCGCGCCAGGGGCAACCTTCGCGCTCTCAGAAGTCCTGCCCCTGGCAGCCGAGCTAGAACGGCTGGGTATCGCCGGATTTGGTTGGGGAGTCGCCTGGCGCGACCCTGCAGCCGGGCGAGTGCGCCACACCATTCACCTGGGCGCGCTTCATCCGCATCTGGCCGAAGCGCAAACCGCCCTGGGCCACGAGCGGGCAGACGCGGCGATCATTCATCTGCGCCGTCCAAACCAGCTCAGCACGATTGGTCTGGCCGATACTCAGCCCTTTTACAGCGAGCGGCATGGCTGCGCCTTCGCCCATAACGGCGACTTCGACAGGCATGCCGCGCTGCGGCCAGGCTACCAGGAACAAGGGCTGCTGAACGGGAAAGCCGACAGCGAGGTAGGCTTCCGGCTATTTGAGGAAGAGCTAGATCGCGCCACCGGCGCTGCGCCAGAGGAAGAAGCGCTGCGCCGGGTCTACGCGACGCTTGGTGGGCGCGCCAACCTGCTGGCGCTGACGCCGGATGGTTCAGTGGTCGCCTTTTCCAACTACCAGGAGAACTGGATGTTCTCCTGCCGTCGCGGCCCCTGGAACGTCATCGTCACCGCCCTCTATAGCTGGGACCAGTCCGTCTTCACCATGATCCTCCCTGATGCCCAGGCCATCCATCGGCTGGAGCCGGACGAGTACCTCACCCTCAAAAGCCGTTTGAGCTAG
- a CDS encoding DinB family protein has protein sequence MAASSTGDLERFIEELNRLYGELRASLAEISPARLAVQPASGGWTPLEDLAHVAEMFGYWSGEIDRFQRQPGAAFGRVASNPERVRFIEAHAHDTPEQMAALLESGYGTALALLQRLRPADLETTGQHVKYGAQTVRQAIQQWLIDHLDEHVEQLKAMALAQ, from the coding sequence ATGGCGGCCAGTTCAACCGGAGACCTGGAGCGCTTCATTGAAGAACTGAATCGTCTGTATGGCGAACTGCGTGCCAGCCTGGCGGAGATTTCCCCCGCCAGGCTGGCTGTTCAACCGGCTTCCGGCGGCTGGACGCCGCTGGAAGACCTGGCGCATGTCGCCGAGATGTTTGGCTACTGGTCCGGCGAGATTGATCGTTTCCAGCGCCAGCCTGGCGCTGCGTTTGGGCGCGTGGCGAGCAATCCTGAGCGCGTTCGGTTTATCGAGGCGCACGCGCATGATACGCCTGAGCAGATGGCGGCGCTTCTGGAGAGCGGTTATGGTACTGCTCTGGCTTTGCTGCAACGGCTGCGCCCCGCCGATCTGGAGACGACGGGCCAGCATGTGAAATATGGCGCGCAGACCGTTCGCCAGGCGATCCAGCAGTGGCTGATCGATCATCTGGATGAGCATGTGGAGCAGTTGAAAGCGATGGCGCTCGCGCAGTGA
- a CDS encoding carbonic anhydrase: MVIDEILAANETFGSKHQPAQLSHLPRRRMAVVTCMDTRLTHLFEEALGLHRGEVLQLRTAGATIPEGQEINGDLIRSLAGAIYLLGVREVAVIGHTECGLSHGDLGHVTASMQALGVDPAAFPEQGDDLLRWLGTFHDVRANTARTARAIRTSPYLPRGIPVHALVIDVHSGKLEMIERGE, from the coding sequence GTGGTCATTGATGAGATTCTGGCGGCCAACGAGACTTTTGGGAGCAAGCACCAACCAGCGCAGCTCAGCCATCTGCCACGCCGACGGATGGCGGTTGTTACCTGTATGGATACGCGCCTGACGCATCTATTTGAGGAGGCGCTGGGGCTGCATCGCGGTGAAGTTCTCCAGCTTCGCACTGCGGGCGCGACTATTCCTGAAGGGCAGGAGATCAACGGCGACCTGATTCGCTCCCTGGCGGGGGCTATTTATCTGCTGGGGGTACGCGAAGTGGCCGTCATCGGGCATACCGAGTGTGGGCTGTCGCATGGCGATCTGGGGCATGTGACCGCTTCGATGCAGGCGCTGGGGGTGGACCCGGCAGCCTTCCCTGAACAGGGGGATGATCTGCTGCGCTGGTTGGGGACGTTTCATGATGTGCGTGCAAACACCGCGCGCACAGCCCGCGCCATTCGCACCAGCCCCTATCTGCCGCGCGGCATCCCTGTGCACGCGCTGGTGATTGATGTCCACAGCGGGAAGCTGGAGATGATCGAACGCGGCGAGTGA
- a CDS encoding trehalose-6-phosphate synthase, whose product MRTTPYSGQRRLIIASNRGPVEYSYDKNGVLRTKRGAGGMITALQPAARYAPPGGFTWIAVAMTDAEREIAERQEQSRTTADPAVLSADLAGANGHQRPKRQRPKQDQPLPPTRFVNVPPTVYHRYYEGISNRILWFLQHYLWNTAEEPTFTAQHYHQWDHGYKLVNRAIADAICEEVARESSPSLVWIQDYHLYLVPGMVRERLEQEGRVEDTIISHFIHIPWPSARYWQLLPRHMLMGIYHSLLANDLIGFQTKRDARNFIGALRVLIEDAVIAQDERGGRIAWQAHTTLARSEPISIDVQEVRQEAARGARQYERAVRQILGAFTFMRVDRVEPTKNIVRGFQAFEGLLKAHPELVGKVKFLAFLVPSRQGLPSYRRYERAVHNIIQKINSAYGNDDWQPIEDFFGNNRSRALAAMRHYDALLVNSVIDGMNLVAKEGAIVNENSGVLILSETAGTAQQLGEVSITITPTDVEETTQALIRAMEMPLDDRRQRAQQVRALVEREDLEAWLKQQFDDVEEALHGKAACALN is encoded by the coding sequence ATGCGGACAACACCATACAGCGGCCAGCGCCGCTTGATTATCGCCAGCAATCGCGGCCCTGTTGAATACAGCTATGATAAAAATGGCGTCCTCAGAACGAAGCGCGGCGCGGGCGGCATGATTACTGCCCTGCAACCGGCGGCGCGCTACGCCCCACCGGGCGGGTTCACCTGGATAGCTGTCGCTATGACCGATGCAGAGCGAGAGATCGCCGAGCGCCAGGAGCAATCCAGAACAACAGCAGACCCCGCTGTTCTATCAGCCGACCTCGCTGGCGCGAACGGTCATCAGCGCCCCAAACGACAAAGACCGAAGCAGGACCAGCCGCTGCCTCCCACGCGCTTTGTCAACGTGCCGCCAACAGTGTATCATCGCTATTACGAGGGCATCAGCAATCGGATTCTCTGGTTCTTGCAACATTACCTCTGGAATACCGCCGAAGAACCAACCTTCACCGCGCAGCACTATCACCAGTGGGATCACGGCTACAAACTGGTGAATCGAGCCATTGCCGACGCCATCTGCGAAGAAGTGGCCCGCGAGTCATCACCATCGCTAGTCTGGATTCAGGATTACCATCTCTATCTGGTCCCCGGCATGGTCCGCGAGCGCCTGGAACAGGAAGGGCGAGTGGAGGATACCATCATCAGCCACTTCATTCATATCCCCTGGCCCTCAGCCCGCTACTGGCAGTTGCTCCCCCGTCACATGTTGATGGGTATCTATCATAGCCTGCTAGCTAATGACCTGATCGGCTTTCAGACCAAACGAGATGCCCGCAACTTTATCGGCGCTCTGCGTGTGCTGATCGAAGATGCCGTAATCGCGCAGGATGAGCGCGGCGGGCGCATTGCCTGGCAGGCCCATACGACACTGGCGCGCTCGGAGCCTATTTCCATTGACGTGCAAGAGGTGCGCCAGGAAGCAGCGCGCGGCGCGCGCCAGTATGAACGGGCGGTGCGTCAGATACTTGGCGCGTTTACCTTTATGCGCGTGGATCGCGTCGAGCCAACGAAGAACATTGTACGCGGCTTCCAGGCATTTGAAGGGTTATTGAAGGCGCACCCGGAATTGGTGGGCAAAGTGAAATTCCTGGCCTTCCTGGTTCCCTCGCGCCAGGGCTTGCCCAGCTATCGGCGCTACGAGCGCGCGGTACACAACATCATCCAAAAAATTAACAGCGCCTATGGGAACGACGATTGGCAGCCTATCGAAGACTTCTTCGGAAATAACCGCTCCAGGGCGCTGGCCGCCATGCGCCATTATGACGCCTTGCTGGTCAATTCAGTCATAGACGGCATGAATCTGGTGGCAAAAGAGGGGGCCATCGTGAACGAGAACAGCGGCGTCCTCATCCTCTCCGAAACAGCCGGAACCGCTCAGCAGCTAGGCGAGGTGAGCATTACCATTACCCCCACCGATGTCGAGGAAACCACCCAGGCGCTCATCCGCGCGATGGAGATGCCCCTTGATGACCGGCGCCAGCGCGCCCAACAGGTACGCGCGCTTGTCGAACGCGAAGACCTGGAAGCCTGGCTGAAGCAGCAGTTTGACGACGTAGAAGAAGCCTTGCATGGCAAAGCCGCCTGCGCGCTCAATTAA
- a CDS encoding protein kinase: MARLEGQTIGGWHLQNYLGAGEHGEVYLVEQAAVQKRAVMRIVQLRSPGPQAPAGPSLAGRFSQEAQRLVELRHQYILPLYEYGQQNDLGYLVAAYTSDGSLQDAFTPGRPSFRFGLPLDPRIVGSLLNQVCAALTYAHERNLFHGNIKPANLLISTDAGGNLSLLLSDFGLSRLFASSPVTASTVFYAAPELFYNQLTAASDQYSLAMVVYQLLTGRLPFGGESQQVMQQQMQAPPTPLRSFNPNVPPMVETVVLHALAKHPITRWPSVAAFALAYQEALIGRSSVSQPAGPGYAAMSAAWPAQPAAPGYAAMPAQPAAGYPQSAAVPAPVPVPVAQQRPATPPPRPAPAPAFSQQQAAVTASGWNPERANEDWMREPPTNPQGYGPRPVEAAPAAPQVVPPRSKKLWFALGGVSLVAVALAVVLIIVLVGGKPAQTGAIPGATPGRTAAVTPTPTGPQMILTDQFVTAIATTADTVAGDGECDNTFPTASTPEFQTNDTVMIVYTANLTDNQLGLIIRVNKIVGKQSVAMFSPVPPLLCAGEHTYVTPFHTNDDTQKGFGTYRVQIACFLCRDTGAGAPDATIFFKVN, from the coding sequence ATGGCCCGGTTGGAAGGACAGACAATTGGAGGCTGGCATCTCCAGAACTACCTAGGCGCGGGAGAGCATGGCGAAGTCTATCTGGTCGAGCAGGCGGCAGTCCAGAAACGGGCTGTGATGCGTATCGTCCAACTGCGCTCGCCTGGCCCTCAAGCCCCCGCTGGCCCCAGTCTGGCGGGACGTTTTTCTCAGGAGGCCCAGCGGCTAGTTGAGTTGCGCCATCAGTATATCCTGCCGCTCTATGAGTACGGCCAGCAAAACGATCTGGGCTATCTGGTCGCGGCCTATACGTCTGATGGCTCGTTACAGGATGCCTTTACGCCAGGCCGACCAAGCTTTCGCTTCGGCTTGCCGCTGGACCCTCGAATAGTTGGCAGCTTGTTGAATCAGGTGTGCGCAGCCCTGACGTATGCGCACGAGCGCAATCTGTTTCATGGCAATATCAAGCCCGCCAATCTGTTGATCTCAACGGACGCCGGGGGGAATCTCTCTCTCTTGTTGAGCGATTTTGGTTTGTCGCGCCTCTTTGCCAGCAGCCCGGTGACGGCAAGCACGGTGTTCTATGCCGCGCCAGAACTTTTCTACAATCAACTCACTGCGGCGAGCGATCAATATAGTCTGGCGATGGTCGTCTACCAGTTGCTTACCGGACGGCTGCCCTTTGGCGGTGAGAGCCAGCAGGTGATGCAGCAGCAGATGCAGGCCCCGCCCACGCCGCTGCGCAGCTTCAACCCGAATGTACCGCCAATGGTAGAGACAGTCGTGCTGCACGCGCTCGCCAAACATCCTATCACCCGCTGGCCGAGCGTCGCGGCGTTTGCTCTCGCTTATCAAGAGGCGCTCATCGGGCGATCCAGTGTCTCCCAGCCTGCCGGGCCTGGCTATGCTGCCATGTCTGCCGCCTGGCCTGCCCAGCCTGCGGCGCCTGGCTATGCTGCTATGCCTGCCCAGCCTGCCGCTGGCTACCCGCAGTCGGCGGCTGTTCCTGCGCCTGTTCCTGTGCCTGTTGCTCAGCAGCGACCGGCCACGCCCCCTCCCAGGCCAGCGCCCGCCCCGGCGTTCTCCCAACAGCAAGCGGCTGTGACAGCAAGCGGCTGGAACCCTGAGCGCGCGAATGAAGATTGGATGCGAGAACCGCCAACCAATCCGCAGGGATATGGCCCGCGCCCGGTAGAAGCTGCTCCCGCTGCGCCCCAGGTTGTCCCGCCGCGCTCAAAAAAGCTCTGGTTTGCGTTGGGGGGCGTCAGTCTGGTGGCTGTGGCTCTGGCGGTGGTGCTGATTATTGTCCTAGTTGGGGGGAAGCCTGCTCAAACAGGTGCTATCCCTGGAGCGACACCTGGCCGCACTGCTGCTGTGACGCCCACCCCCACCGGCCCGCAAATGATCCTGACCGATCAGTTCGTAACGGCTATTGCGACGACGGCAGATACGGTTGCCGGGGATGGGGAATGTGACAACACCTTCCCGACGGCTTCCACTCCTGAGTTTCAGACGAACGATACCGTGATGATCGTCTACACGGCTAATCTGACTGATAATCAGCTTGGTCTGATCATCAGGGTTAACAAGATAGTGGGTAAGCAAAGTGTTGCTATGTTTAGCCCTGTGCCGCCTCTACTCTGCGCTGGCGAGCATACCTATGTGACGCCCTTTCATACCAATGATGATACGCAGAAAGGCTTTGGCACATATCGAGTGCAGATTGCCTGTTTCCTTTGCCGCGATACCGGCGCTGGCGCCCCTGACGCGACGATCTTTTTCAAGGTTAATTGA
- a CDS encoding protein kinase yields the protein MAGLEGQIIGGCRIIRRLGGGGMGEVYLAEQVSLKRQVAIKLVRPEVETAASGANPAERFAREAQAIAAMEHPHILPVYDFGEQSGLAYLVMAYAPNGSLQEALTPGHPSFRFGLPLSLELAGVVVDQAARALQHAHDRGVLHRDVKPANFLMGAGSPGSIHLLLADFGLAKFTSGAANSAVYSGTAAYSAPEQIQRQALPASDQYSLAAMVYLLLTGQLPFQGGLLEVVTKQLAVPAPPMRAISPAIPAEVDEAVLRALAKNPGDRWPSVIVFAAAYREACARARGSAASRPAAAPLASPLPQPLPGAAGAPQAGGAPVLPAPQAATPLSPPLAATDAVPQQRLPPAAAGATQVAPLMPGGAPFVPAPPMTMQARQSADDSFVAAGPLPPPPILPSYARPRRSWTAWAALAGGVSVVVAIVLIVTLVMGRPGGNSGQPNAPGVTGTPGLGSAVPVVPSGPHIKSIQTGLGITGNVGDSCRPIQIENPTTSFHQTDEYMWLIYTAENGGSHTAEAGVALLDSKGQLILNDAPQPITCPGAGKYASFLKIAFVDPGQYILGVFYSETFTIPEKPEVTLPVTISR from the coding sequence ATGGCGGGATTAGAAGGACAGATTATCGGTGGCTGTCGGATTATCCGGCGGTTGGGCGGCGGTGGGATGGGCGAGGTGTATCTGGCGGAGCAGGTCAGCCTGAAACGCCAGGTGGCGATCAAACTGGTTCGCCCGGAAGTAGAAACGGCAGCGAGCGGCGCGAATCCGGCTGAGCGTTTTGCGCGCGAGGCGCAGGCCATTGCGGCGATGGAGCATCCGCATATTTTGCCTGTCTATGATTTTGGGGAGCAGAGTGGCCTGGCCTATCTGGTGATGGCTTACGCGCCCAATGGCTCGCTGCAAGAGGCGCTGACGCCAGGGCATCCATCGTTCCGTTTTGGCCTGCCGCTTTCGCTTGAGCTGGCCGGGGTGGTCGTTGATCAGGCGGCGCGGGCGCTGCAACACGCGCATGATCGCGGTGTGCTGCATCGTGACGTGAAACCGGCGAACTTTTTGATGGGCGCGGGTTCGCCGGGCAGTATTCACCTGCTGCTGGCCGATTTTGGGCTTGCCAAGTTCACCTCCGGGGCGGCAAACAGCGCCGTGTACTCGGGGACGGCTGCCTATAGCGCGCCAGAGCAGATTCAGCGCCAGGCGCTCCCGGCCAGCGATCAATACAGCCTGGCGGCGATGGTGTATCTCTTGTTGACCGGGCAGCTTCCGTTTCAGGGGGGCTTGCTTGAGGTTGTCACGAAACAACTGGCGGTCCCAGCGCCGCCGATGCGCGCGATCAGCCCGGCCATCCCGGCTGAGGTGGATGAAGCGGTCTTGCGGGCGCTGGCGAAAAATCCTGGGGATCGCTGGCCGAGCGTGATCGTTTTTGCGGCTGCCTATCGTGAGGCGTGCGCCAGGGCGCGAGGCTCAGCCGCTTCCAGACCTGCCGCTGCGCCGCTGGCGTCTCCGTTACCTCAGCCTCTGCCGGGCGCGGCTGGCGCGCCGCAGGCTGGCGGCGCACCCGTATTACCGGCCCCACAGGCTGCCACGCCGCTCAGCCCGCCGCTGGCAGCCACTGATGCGGTTCCACAGCAGCGCCTCCCACCTGCTGCCGCCGGGGCGACGCAGGTTGCTCCGCTTATGCCGGGTGGCGCGCCGTTTGTCCCTGCGCCGCCGATGACGATGCAGGCAAGGCAGTCTGCGGATGATTCGTTTGTGGCGGCGGGTCCGCTCCCACCACCGCCGATACTCCCGTCATACGCGCGCCCCCGGCGCTCCTGGACCGCCTGGGCGGCCCTGGCTGGCGGTGTGAGTGTGGTCGTTGCGATTGTTTTGATTGTGACGCTGGTGATGGGGCGACCAGGCGGGAACAGCGGGCAGCCCAACGCGCCTGGCGTCACTGGCACGCCGGGCCTGGGCAGCGCGGTACCTGTTGTTCCCAGTGGCCCACATATCAAGAGTATCCAGACCGGGTTGGGTATTACCGGGAACGTTGGCGACTCGTGTCGGCCTATACAGATCGAAAACCCGACCACCAGCTTTCATCAAACGGACGAGTATATGTGGCTTATTTATACGGCAGAGAATGGTGGCAGCCACACTGCGGAGGCAGGCGTGGCGCTGCTCGATAGCAAGGGGCAGTTGATTCTTAACGACGCGCCGCAGCCCATCACCTGCCCTGGAGCGGGCAAGTATGCCTCGTTTCTTAAAATTGCCTTTGTGGATCCGGGGCAGTACATCCTGGGCGTGTTTTATTCCGAGACGTTTACTATACCCGAGAAGCCAGAAGTAACGCTGCCAGTGACGATCAGCCGGTAG
- the groES gene encoding co-chaperone GroES — translation MASNKIRPLGDRVVVKPAAKEEVTKSGIVIPDTAKEKPQEGVVVAVGSGKLLDNGDRVPLEIKEGDRVLYAKYGGTEFKQDGEEYLVLRESDVLAILV, via the coding sequence GTGGCTAGCAACAAGATTCGTCCCCTTGGCGACCGCGTGGTCGTGAAGCCTGCCGCGAAGGAAGAAGTCACCAAGAGCGGCATCGTCATTCCCGATACCGCCAAGGAGAAGCCTCAAGAGGGGGTCGTCGTCGCCGTTGGCAGCGGCAAGCTGCTCGACAACGGCGACCGCGTTCCTCTGGAGATCAAAGAGGGCGACCGGGTGCTGTACGCCAAGTATGGCGGCACAGAATTCAAGCAGGACGGTGAAGAGTATCTGGTTCTCCGCGAGAGCGATGTTCTCGCCATCCTGGTGTAA
- the groL gene encoding chaperonin GroEL (60 kDa chaperone family; promotes refolding of misfolded polypeptides especially under stressful conditions; forms two stacked rings of heptamers to form a barrel-shaped 14mer; ends can be capped by GroES; misfolded proteins enter the barrel where they are refolded when GroES binds) encodes MAKQLVFDEQARRSLKKGIDVLAGAVKTTLGPKGRNVALDKKFGAPTVTHDGVTVAKEIQLEDAFENMGAQLLKEAATKTNDVAGDGTTTATVLAQAIVNEGLKNLAAGANPMQLRSGIEKATNAVVDYIRNLATPVEDRKEIAQIASISAADEQIGELIAEVMERVGKDGVITVEESRGTTFETEYVEGMQIDKGYLSAYFVTNSDRMEAVIEDANILITDKKISAVADMLPVLEKLTQTGSRNIVIIAEDVDGEALATLVVNKLRGILNVLAVKAPGFGDRRKEMLRDIAVLTGGQVISEEMGRRLENTSLADLGQARRVVARKDDTTIVEGKGESKDIQARIKQIKAQIDETTSDYDREKLQERLAKLSGGVGLIKVGAGTEVELKFRKTRVEDALSATRAGVEEGMVPGGGVALLNATEALKNLEATGDIATGIAILRRALEEPLRTLAQNGGQDGAVVVETVRRKQAETKNQRLGYNVLDEKYEDMVDVGIIDPAKVTRSAIQNAASIAAMILTTEALITDIPEKEKAPAPPMPEY; translated from the coding sequence ATGGCAAAGCAACTCGTATTTGACGAGCAGGCGCGCCGCTCTCTCAAGAAGGGCATTGATGTGCTGGCGGGCGCTGTGAAGACCACCCTTGGCCCCAAGGGCCGCAACGTCGCGCTCGATAAGAAGTTCGGCGCGCCCACCGTCACCCACGACGGCGTAACCGTCGCCAAAGAGATTCAGCTTGAAGACGCCTTTGAGAATATGGGCGCGCAGTTGCTGAAGGAAGCCGCCACCAAGACCAACGACGTAGCCGGCGACGGCACCACCACCGCCACCGTTCTGGCCCAGGCTATCGTGAACGAGGGCTTGAAGAACCTGGCCGCTGGCGCCAACCCCATGCAGCTTCGCTCGGGCATCGAAAAGGCCACCAACGCCGTCGTTGACTATATCCGTAATCTGGCGACCCCCGTCGAAGACCGCAAAGAAATTGCCCAGATCGCCTCGATCTCGGCGGCGGATGAGCAGATCGGCGAGTTGATCGCCGAAGTGATGGAGCGCGTCGGCAAGGATGGCGTCATCACCGTAGAGGAAAGTCGTGGCACAACCTTCGAGACTGAGTACGTCGAAGGCATGCAGATCGACAAAGGTTACCTCTCCGCGTATTTCGTCACGAACTCTGATCGGATGGAAGCGGTCATCGAGGACGCCAATATCCTGATTACCGACAAGAAGATCAGCGCCGTCGCCGACATGCTGCCGGTGCTGGAGAAGCTGACTCAGACAGGCAGCCGCAATATCGTCATCATCGCTGAGGATGTAGACGGCGAAGCCCTGGCGACCCTGGTCGTCAACAAGCTGCGCGGCATCCTCAACGTTCTGGCGGTCAAGGCGCCGGGATTCGGTGATCGCCGCAAAGAAATGCTGCGCGACATCGCGGTACTGACCGGCGGTCAGGTCATCAGCGAAGAGATGGGCCGCCGCCTGGAGAACACCTCCCTGGCCGATCTCGGCCAGGCCCGCCGCGTCGTTGCTCGCAAGGACGACACTACCATCGTCGAAGGCAAGGGCGAGAGCAAGGACATCCAGGCGCGCATCAAGCAGATCAAGGCGCAGATCGACGAAACCACCAGCGACTATGACCGCGAGAAGCTGCAAGAACGCCTGGCAAAACTCTCCGGCGGCGTTGGGCTGATTAAGGTCGGCGCGGGAACTGAAGTCGAGTTGAAGTTCCGCAAGACCCGCGTCGAGGACGCGCTTTCCGCGACCCGCGCTGGCGTCGAAGAAGGCATGGTGCCTGGCGGCGGCGTGGCTTTGCTCAACGCGACAGAGGCGCTGAAGAACCTGGAGGCGACAGGCGATATCGCCACCGGCATAGCGATCCTGCGTCGGGCACTGGAAGAGCCGCTGCGCACGCTGGCCCAGAATGGCGGCCAGGATGGCGCGGTGGTGGTCGAAACGGTTCGCCGCAAGCAGGCCGAGACCAAGAACCAGCGGCTTGGCTACAACGTCCTTGACGAAAAGTACGAGGACATGGTTGACGTTGGCATTATTGACCCGGCCAAGGTGACACGCTCCGCGATTCAGAATGCGGCCTCGATTGCCGCGATGATTCTGACCACCGAGGCGCTCATCACCGACATCCCCGAAAAGGAAAAAGCCCCGGCTCCGCCAATGCCTGAATACTAG